GGACTGTTGGTTTGCGCTGTCATCGCTTCCTGGGTTTTCTCTGACTTCGCTCGAGATTACTACAGGTCCATGCGTGCATCGCTCCTTTCAACAGCGCCTCACGCTtccccccccacaccgccgccgccgcgcagtcCTGCACGCCCTCTTCGCTCATACCAATCTGAATCCCAAACCCCACACATCTATGCCACCACGCTTGACTGCTCTCTATCTCTGTCCTCCATACAAGGACCCAAAGgagaggacagagagagagaggtgcggagaagagaagggggagcgggggggggggggggggcactggaGTGgacgggagagggagcgccgaggacgaggaggagaagagagacgacgCTAATTGAGAAAGCACATCGACGCACACGATGAAAACAGACTcagcaaagaaagagagagccgcCAAAGCACGCGCCTACTTGAAGACGAAAGGGAAGTAACAGACACAATAGCCGTTACGAGttgggcggaggaggggtagAGAAGAGACcaaagaaaaataaaaacgaagcgagaaaaggaggcagcactctgagagagggagggggagtgaagagagaagacagagaaggccgtgaagggggtgggaagaggagaaagtaATCAACGTgaccgcccccccctcccctccccacctctctctttcccattCAAACTcacttcccctctctctctgtctccggTGGGGCTGTGGGTCCGTTTGCTGGGCGTTCCTTCGTTCACCCGTATAactctttttcgtttctcttttttttctcgcctATTCATCTACCGGGCACTCCTCGTATAGAAACGGCGAtgctcctctttctcgccCCGTCTCTTTCCGCGACTGGCACTTGTCACCGTTTCTGCCGATGCCGTTGTGTTGCGGTagcaccgacacacacacacacacacacacacacaggcaacgCGGCGCAAGAGCGAAAACGAGAAAGATTGGCACGACGACCGCGGTCATCCTCAAAAGCAAAACTCTCCTTGGTTAAGAAAAagaacagcaaaaaaaaaggcttTTCCGTGTTTCCGCTTCGCTCGCTCCCGCGATCCTCGCCTTGCGCCGCACACACggaagaggcagaagagacagagacaggcAGGTAGGCGGGCCCGCAAACAGGCACACATCGTTCGCTGAGCATTCACCGAGCAAGCACAACTGGCAAACAtcaaaggaaaaggcaaacACAAAAACGAAAAAACGAACAGACACGCATACGAGCGTGCCCGCGGGCGTGGCACACCACGTGATGTGCTggggcgaaagagagagaaaggggcagAGCAAAAGCCAAACCCTCAACAAGAACGGCTTCTCCGACACAGGAACGCTCTTGTCTGCCTAATAGATGCGCTGCGGCCTGCCCATGGTCGACTTGATGTACGCCGACTTCAGGTTCTGCCAGTTCTTCTTCAGGAGTGACACAAGGAAGTTGATCGCCATCATGACGttctggcggagctgctcctcgttCATCTCAATGTGGCCAATGCAGGTGCCAAGGCACAGCACTTTCTTCAGCTGGAACTTCACGGTCGAGCGCAGCTCCACGACCTTCTCTGTGAGCGACTCGCTGGGCGAGCACACCGTCGGAAACTTGCCCATACGGTGCATGTGCGGCCCCACCAGACGCGGCACGGTCTTGATGATCGACTCCGAGCACAGGAAGGCGTCGTACTGGTTGCACATCTTCTTCACCAGCTTCTTGTTCTTGTTGAGCTTCTTGAGCTCCTCCTGGTTCATGGTCGGCACACCCTCCTTCTTGGCGATGTCCTCGTGCACAAGGTCACACAGCAGGCACACCGTCATGCGCGGGCGGCACACGTTCGGCAGCTTCAGGGAGCCAGAGAAACGCTTATCCTTCTGGGGGTCGTAGTTCTTCAGGTTGACCTGGAGATCGATGCTCTCTTTGAACTTGCGCTCCTTGTCCACCTTCAGAACGGCCTGAATGGCCTCCGACAGAGTCTGCGGGGAGATCTTGGACATGCGGATGACTAGGATATCTGCTTCCTTGCGCTGGTGAATGTATTTAAGTGAGTGTGCCGCTGACAACGAGCGGGAGGCGACAGGGGGCCAGAAAAGCGAGGCAACACAATCTTAGCGGGggtgaggaaaagaaacacaaacaAAACAGAGTAAAGAAACGAAGGGATGAGGGGGTGaaaaggtggagaagagtTTGGAGAGGAGCTACACTGGGCTCTGCTAATGAtgtcgtcttcgtcgtctTCAGTATGCGGCGTGCGTCGTGGCTCTTTTCATGAGGGTTTTCTGTGGCGCGAAAAGCAACTCTGTATGCGCGttggggggtggagggggggaaggagaagggaggtattggagagagaaatggcGCGAGGGCAGGAAGGGGTGAGTGGGGTAATCAGAATCCATCAGCAGTAGAGGTAGCAAGCAGAATGAAAGCCTGTAGCACCgaaggcggggaggggggaagacggACAGGAAGAGGGCGAGTAAACGTACATACGCGCATGTATTCACGGTTAGGGGCACGAGAGCGGGTGTGCATGGGTGCCTCTCTTCATAGATTTTCTTGCCCCTTTTACATTCATCAGAGAGAGGTATGACCTGCCGACCACGATGTCATGCGAACAGGCGATAATGAAAGATAatgacacacgcacaacacacacacacaggcacacatacgaggcacgtgggtgtgtgtgtgtgtgtctgtgtgtgtgtgtgaagacGACAACCGCAGGCGTTGAGCGCGGCGccacaaaaagaaaaacgacaCGCGGACACATTGCCAGAGCAGAGAGGCGCTCCTTCCGATGCCTCACTCATCCCACTAGCACTAACACACCCTCGCCATGTTTGGCGCTACcacggctgccgccgtaGGACCAACGGTCGCAGCGATCTCGGCGTAGCTGCCAGTCACCTCGATGACCTTGTGCACAATGTCCTCCACTGTCGGCGTCGACGGCCGCGGGCCCCAGAGCTGCTCAATATCGCGTGTCGAGAGCTCCTTCTTCTCTAGTAGCGCCTTCACCATAATCTCCACCTTGTCCTTGTGGCGCTTGATGATGTCCACAGCAGTGGAATGGGCAGCCGCAAGGAGCTTCTGCGCCTCCAATTCGGCGCGGTACTGGGCGTCGTTCGAAAACGTCGTGAAGTCCCGCCCGGCCTGGGTGTAGTCGGGGTGGTACGACAATAGccccgtgtgtgtgctcatgCCGAACGCCAGCATCTGCTTCAGCGCCACGTCGGTGGCCCGCTGCAAGTCGTCCATCGCACCGGCCGACACGTCGCCTAgcatcacctcctctgctgcgcggccGCCAAGCATGACCACCATGTCAGCAAAGAGCGTCGCGTTTGTTTGGTACTCGTGAAACTCAGTCCCGGCGCGCTGCGTGTAGCCCATCGCGTTCCCGCGCGGAGTGATGCTTATCTTCAACACCTTCTGCACAGTGGGCAGCATCCACGCTGCGAGGGCGTGACCAGCTTCGTGAAGCGCGGTGCGGCGAGCCGATTGGTCGCTTTGGCGATTGCGGTGCTTTCGGCCCATGAGGGTGTTGTCCAGTGCCTCCAGAAGAtccggcagctgcacgagcgGCTTACCGGCGATTCCGctctgcagtgccgcctcgTTTACCACCGTGGCCACCGTGGCCGGCGATAGCCCTGGAGTGAGGTCCGCCAGCTCATCTGCCAATGCCTTGTTGCTCACACTGGTGTCCAGCACCAGATCTCTGCCCTCCTCATCCTTTGTGCGGCCGTTTGGGTCACCAGTGCAGATACGGCTGAGGTAGTGCTCGAAGAGCTCTCGGCGGGCTGCGAGGTCGGGCATCTCAATGGCGACCTTGCGGTCGAAGCGaccctcgcgcagcagcgccttgtcGATGTTGTCCTGGAAGTTTGTGGCGGCCAGCACAACGATCGGGTCGGCGCTCGTGCTAAGCCCATCCAACTCGGCGAGCAGCTGGTTGATTGTGCGattctcctcgctgctgacggaGCCACCCTGCTTACCGGCGCGGGAACCGATGGCGTCAATTTCATCAATAAAGACGATTGCTGGCGCGGCCGCCCGCGCCTCTTCGAAGAGCTCACGCACCCGCTTTGGTCCACTGCCACCCATAATCTCAATAAAATCCGCACCGTTGCAACTAAAGAAAGGCACGTTTGCTTCACCGGCAACGGCCTTGGCCAGCAGTGTCTTGCCCGTGCCGGGCTCTCCCGTCAAGAGGCATCCCTTCGGCAGCCGCGCCCCAAGACGAGTGAACTTGTTCGGCTCCGTGAGGAAGTCGACATACTGGCGTACCTCGGCTTTCGCTTCCGGGATGCCAACGACGTCGGAGAACCTGGTGCCTTTCACGTCGACACGAAACTGGCGTTTCTTAATGGGCATCATCTGAGCCATCATGTCCTGGAAAgggttgccgctgccgctgggggATCTGCTGCCGAACGGACTGCCCAGCGAGACACGGCGCATGTGCAGCCACGCCAACAAGAAAGGCACGCCCAGCCACACGATTGGGCCAAGGGCCGGCCGTATCCAGTTTTCCTCCGTTGCCCTGCGATGCCTCTCCGCATCGCTGACTCCCTGCTGGTACTCGGGGCTCTGTGCACCGGCGGAGGACATCTCCATGAAGATGACcaggaaggaggaaaaaaacgCGCAAGTCGAGAAGCCTCGACGTTTTCAACTCGGCACCGGCGCAGGTTGCTGGCAGATGCAACGAGTGCGAGAACGATTACGTGCTGTGGGCAATTGATCTAAGGCTAATGAGCAGCGGAGGTGGGAAATGAGAAGGAACACAGGGGAGGACTGTAGGGCCGATGTTTGTATGAGTATTCATGAGCTACTGTGTCAGTCAAGCAGCACACAGCGACGTGACACCTCCAGTCAGCTTACTAGATTATGAAGCagaagcgcacgcacatgtgtatgtgtctctGAATGTTGCGTGTCACGTTAACTACAGCAGCAAGAAGGCAGAAATACACACGAAGCGAGAaggcaaacgaaaaaaaaagagaggcaaggCGAATGTAAGTGTTGTGAGTGTCAGTCAATGAGTCATGGAGTCCTTGGTGCACGTAGATGAAGGTGTTTCTCAGAAGTAGAATGATActggcgcggcagcaccatATCAAATGCAAAAGTAAAtaagaggaagaaagagaatgaaaagaaggtagagagagaagggaagtaGATGTTAGGTGCGAGCCTTTGGACGAGGagttggggagggggggcattGCTGAGTCTTTGAAGGCAGAGATACAGTAATGCAGCATCACGTGTGACGAAAGTTTCGCacaccctctcgctctcctcttttcttattgcgcgtgcgtggggaatacacacacacacaccaagaTGTAgacgagggaaagggggggagcacTTAAGAAGATGGGCATGCAGTAGTTCAGCTGATCCCGGCTCCGTTCCGCCCTGACGAGGCATGCACATGTCACCttctggtgtgtgtgtgtgtgtgtgtgtgtgtgcgtaagGAGGAGGCACCGCACTGCAAGCGCCATCATACCGTGCAAGGCACTGCACATGCCCAATACATCGTGAAGGGGGCCACACCTCTACGTCTTCCGCTTTCGCTGCTTTGCTACAGCAttggccgctgccgctgctcttgtgCATTGTGgacaaacacacacgagaagaaaaaagccGCTGGTCAATGCGAGTGGTGAGAGAAGACGAGAGTGCCATGGCGACGCGCGTGCGGCTTGCAAGACATTCTAGGCGTTTTTCGTCACCGCTGAGGCACCACGGCCGACAGCCACGGTGGGCTTCggggtggcgctggtgtTGCTCTTGGAGGTGGAAAAACGGCTCATGGCCTGCGTCACTACCTCTTCaagcgcaggaggagcggtGTCATCGACAGGTGCACTTCCCCTAGTGGGGATCACTTTCTCAAGGCCTTTCGCCGAAGCTGAGGAACCATTCTCGGCTGGCGGCTTCTGTGGGTTGTTGCAGATCATGTACGCGCCAAGGAAGGCGAGGGGGTCAGGCGGGCGAACCTGCGCGACCACCTCCAacccacgcagcagcagggggagCATCGTGCGCTCAATGTACTGCGCATCGGGGAGCGCGTACTCGGGAatgtcgtcgtcggcgttgGCGTCACCTTTGCCGCATTCGTTTGCCAGGCCAGAAAAGGTACCCGACAGGAAGGCAGGCGAGGAAGTAGTCTCCAGCTTGGCAGGTGCGTTTGGCGCCGcttgcactgctgccgctatGGCGCCGCTGGGTACGTCTCCAAGGTGCATGAGAAGGGTGTGCAGCGTTTCCTCATCCACCGCCTCGACAGAGCTGCTAAGCATGGATGTGCCGATGTGGCTATTGTTATTGGGTTAGTGGTGGCGGAAGAATGCGCTAGTGTGCGCCGAGAGAAAAAGATGACGAAAAAATCACACTTAGGAAGAGCGCACGCTGCTACAGATATTGGAGAGGTGGGCATGCCATCCACGTGCCGCTTGCATAGGGgtcagagggagaggaagagacacGTTCATGGAGACCTAAAGAGAGCTGTTGCACGAGTGTCAGCGTCCTGAAGTAAACGGGCTTCTCGTGCTCCCTACTTCCCCCATCCCAGGTAGCGGGTAGTTTCTTGTCTTCACggtcctctcctccaccctcaCCAGCCACGTCCCCCTTGCCATTTGCTCATTCTCGGCGACATGCACCAacaaaagggagagaggaggggggcacacgACTAGCGCAGAGAAGAAATGCCGGCAACTTCGAGCCCCTGGCCGTGGGATGCTGAGCAACTTGTACTCTGCTCATTACTGCTTTTTCCTGTGGTTGTTTTTCTCTGGGGTGCGATTCCTTCCGCCCTACGGGTGTTCAGTGCATGCATACGTGCGCATacgcgtatgtgtgtagaGAAGGGTGTAGCAGTCAGCGGTAGCGGTAGACGCAACTACAACTCTTATGAACGTCGATTGGGAGAGCTGTGCGATGTGGGGAAGTGGGAAGAGGGCACCGTGTGAGTTGTGCCAAGGCTTCTGTGCCTGCTTGGGTACGCCATGAGACACACGGAGCCTccgacacagacacacacacacacacctgcgtcAACATCAGCTCCCCTTTTTCCTGCtcacgacacacacatagacagaaggggaggggaaaggagaccaaacaacaacacatAAATGAAGGAGAAATATTAGGACTCGGCGGCGACAGAgagcgcagagaggagacagagaggggaaggtagggaagggagagagagtccCTCCAATCCCTTACCCTCCTCCGTGTCTACCATAGGAACACATGTGTACCTTCGCGCCACACCATTTCATTCTTCGTCTGCAGCTCCTGATTCGCAAGGATAATACAAACAAACGGGGAAACATACACGCCTCGCACCTCTtacacccctccctctctctctcttctgtgggtgagggtgtgtgagtgtgtgtgtctcatGCTTCACAGACGAAGCatgagacacacacactcgcgaaagggagaggagagcgtgATTAGTGGTCCGGCTTGCGGCGGTACCCGCAGCCCTCCACAAGCAGCGCCTTGCCACCAGTGGGGCGGCAGAGCTTCTTGGAGCAGCCCTTGCACTCCACCGCCGTGGTGGCATGACTGTACACCACGGTCActtggcggcagcgcgggcaGCTCACGTCCATGAAGTACGAGTTTGGGCCCTGCACAAGACGACGGCGCTTGTGCTTCATGCGCTCCGTGCGCACGGTGGGGTAGCTGAGGTCAGCATCGAAGAAGCCCATGGTGACGAGACGAGAAAGCCAACAATTTCCGATGTTGTTTTTCCTATTCTTTGCTTTTGAATGAAGCGCGAAGATGAAGAGAAAATGATCAGACGGTAGACCGACCTGATTGGCGTTTTTGACAAGGCAAACGTttcccagcagcagcagcagcagcgtgtgtgtgggtgtgtgcgtgggtgtgttcGAGCacagaaaaagggagaaggaaggtgAAGAGTATGGTGAATGACAGCGGGCATGAGAAAGTGGCAGgcgtacagcagcagcggcagcagagtgAGAGATGACAAAAGACAGCGAGATTGAGAAGAGGTAGGAAGGGGGGAACACGGCAAACGAACACACGAGAATCGGTGGAGGTGCACAAGTGAGGAatggggaggaaagaaacCGGCatgagggtgggggagagtgCAATTCCATCCcatccccccacccctctttccATCTCCCACCCTCTTGTCGCATGGGCTTCCCACTGTCGACTGACTACGGCCAGCACAGCCGCTTTCGTTGCTGTGCTACTCGTGctttcgccccccccctccccgctgtccctcctccctcctccctcctccctcccccccacgcCTTTCATGTTGTTCACATCACGCCTTTTGCTTGATTTTCGGGCATGGGCGCGTGTCGAAGCAACAACATACAGGCGGGCAGGAAGAAGCGAAGATGCGGTCATCaaacccacgcacacacgcacaccaacaTGAAGATGTCGAAGAGAAGTCaaagatgaaaaaaaaaagaaaacgaacgAACCACGCAGGAGGTGCCCCGCACGTAGTACCACCAcagcacccacccacccacacacacacacacacggaagCGTGAGGTAATAAGGGAGTAGTCCGAAGAGCGCGGGGtgggtgaagggagggggagaacaaTGATGATGGTGAATCTCTTTTTCcaagaaagcagcagcatcaatGTGACTGGTCTCCTGCATCCACAGCCctcttcgccccccccccccacactcTGCTaaggtgaaggagaagacacATACATTTCTTCAGTGAGCCCGCTTACCGGAAGAAGAAGTATCATAGTTGTGTACACGTGGGAATGAGGTGAAACGAGAAAGAGGTAATGAGAGTGGCACTATGGTGGTCGTGTCTGCTTACCACGACCCAAGGCCAAAATAGCGGCGAAGcttgaaaaggggggaaacgGTGCAACGCTGGGGAGAAAACATcgccagtggcggcggcagaatCGAAACAAGCAGAGTGAGAGCGAATAAGAGAACTAGTCGCGCAGAGCCGCACAGAGCATATAGAAGAACGCACAACCAGTGCAACCGACGGACAGAAGACGCtagcaaacacacacgaacacTCCGAACATCAAGCACGGCGATAGGACTATTCGAAGATCAGAAGAACAAGCTCAGCTTGAAGGAGGAGTCAGCAGCTCTCACTGCAATGCCTCACGACAAGAgacggtggtgatggtgatggtggtgaagTAGGTTAGACATGTGCACACGCTCAGGAATGAGTCCAGTCACAAGCGCCTTGAGCAACaaaggaagagcgagagccagacacacacacggctgCACTGACTCACAAACACAAGTAGACGAAGTGGCAGGTCAAAAGTGGGCAAATCAAACAAGAGCGTCAACAACAATGGTGCCACCCTCGCATGAAAAAGAAACCCCGAAGACCAAGACAAGAGACGGGCAAGATGTACAGGcgagaaacaaagagagagagggagagggagaggg
This region of Leishmania panamensis strain MHOM/PA/94/PSC-1 chromosome 18 sequence genomic DNA includes:
- a CDS encoding 60S ribosomal protein L10a, putative (TriTrypDB/GeneDB-style sysID: LpmP.18.0500), whose product is MSKISPQTLSEAIQAVLKVDKERKFKESIDLQVNLKNYDPQKDKRFSGSLKLPNVCRPRMTVCLLCDLVHEDIAKKEGVPTMNQEELKKLNKNKKLVKKMCNQYDAFLCSESIIKTVPRLVGPHMHRMGKFPTVCSPSESLTEKVVELRSTVKFQLKKVLCLGTCIGHIEMNEEQLRQNVMMAINFLVSLLKKNWQNLKSAYIKSTMGRPQRIY
- a CDS encoding ATP-dependent zinc metallopeptidase, putative (TriTrypDB/GeneDB-style sysID: LpmP.18.0510) gives rise to the protein MEMSSAGAQSPEYQQGVSDAERHRRATEENWIRPALGPIVWLGVPFLLAWLHMRRVSLGSPFGSRSPSGSGNPFQDMMAQMMPIKKRQFRVDVKGTRFSDVVGIPEAKAEVRQYVDFLTEPNKFTRLGARLPKGCLLTGEPGTGKTLLAKAVAGEANVPFFSCNGADFIEIMGGSGPKRVRELFEEARAAAPAIVFIDEIDAIGSRAGKQGGSVSSEENRTINQLLAELDGLSTSADPIVVLAATNFQDNIDKALLREGRFDRKVAIEMPDLAARRELFEHYLSRICTGDPNGRTKDEEGRDLVLDTSVSNKALADELADLTPGLSPATVATVVNEAALQSGIAGKPLVQLPDLLEALDNTLMGRKHRNRQSDQSARRTALHEAGHALAAWMLPTVQKVLKISITPRGNAMGYTQRAGTEFHEYQTNATLFADMVVMLGGRAAEEVMLGDVSAGAMDDLQRATDVALKQMLAFGMSTHTGLLSYHPDYTQAGRDFTTFSNDAQYRAELEAQKLLAAAHSTAVDIIKRHKDKVEIMVKALLEKKELSTRDIEQLWGPRPSTPTVEDIVHKVIEVTGSYAEIAATVGPTAAAVVAPNMARVC
- a CDS encoding hypothetical protein (TriTrypDB/GeneDB-style sysID: LpmP.18.0520), with protein sequence MLSSSVEAVDEETLHTLLMHLGDVPSGAIAAAVQAAPNAPAKLETTSSPAFLSGTFSGLANECGKGDANADDDIPEYALPDAQYIERTMLPLLLRGLEVVAQVRPPDPLAFLGAYMICNNPQKPPAENGSSASAKGLEKVIPTRGSAPVDDTAPPALEEVVTQAMSRFSTSKSNTSATPKPTVAVGRGASAVTKNA
- a CDS encoding 40S ribosomal protein S27-1 (TriTrypDB/GeneDB-style sysID: LpmP.18.0530), which codes for MGFFDADLSYPTVRTERMKHKRRRLVQGPNSYFMDVSCPRCRQVTVVYSHATTAVECKGCSKKLCRPTGGKALLVEGCGYRRKPDH